A genomic region of Brevibacillus sp. JNUCC-41 contains the following coding sequences:
- a CDS encoding divergent PAP2 family protein produces the protein MEKMNRGILTALSAIGIAQGLKIFTHYKLTGKWDLKQAFTTGGMPSSHSAGVAALASYVAANKGWLHTETALATVFGVIVMYDAQGIRRHTGEIAKLVNDLEDNMAKFSGEFPSFEYVEREKELNELLGHQPVEVGAGALLGVVLGLISAKLEDGKPSRIKG, from the coding sequence ATGGAAAAGATGAATCGGGGAATTTTAACGGCGCTGTCAGCAATCGGGATTGCGCAAGGGCTGAAAATTTTTACGCATTATAAGCTGACGGGAAAGTGGGACTTGAAGCAGGCTTTCACAACAGGTGGAATGCCTAGTTCGCACTCCGCCGGTGTGGCTGCACTGGCATCATATGTGGCAGCGAATAAAGGCTGGCTGCATACGGAAACAGCGCTTGCCACAGTGTTTGGCGTGATTGTGATGTATGATGCTCAAGGGATTCGGCGCCATACAGGGGAAATTGCCAAGCTTGTGAATGATCTTGAAGATAATATGGCGAAATTTTCGGGAGAGTTTCCGAGCTTTGAGTATGTGGAGCGTGAGAAAGAACTGAATGAACTGCTCGGACATCAGCCTGTGGAAGTTGGAGCAGGTGCGTTGCTTGGAGTGGTACTTGGGCTTATTTCGGCTAAATTGGAGGATGGCAAGCCCTCTAGAATCAAAGGCTGA
- a CDS encoding MarR family winged helix-turn-helix transcriptional regulator gives MKEILREIGMIARALDSISNIEFKEFDLTKGQYLYLVRICENPGIIQEKLAEMIKVDRTTAARAIKKLEIQGFIEKKNDEGNKKIKKLYATDKGEKVYPFLKKEGEYTDKIALSGFSLEETETMLLLLQRVRKNIEVDWEFVKKGNKRGY, from the coding sequence ATGAAAGAAATACTCCGTGAAATTGGAATGATAGCAAGGGCATTGGACTCTATAAGTAATATTGAATTTAAAGAATTTGACCTTACAAAAGGGCAATATTTGTATCTTGTCCGAATATGTGAAAATCCAGGAATCATTCAGGAAAAGTTAGCAGAAATGATAAAGGTTGATCGAACTACAGCGGCTCGTGCCATTAAAAAACTTGAAATTCAAGGTTTTATTGAAAAGAAAAATGATGAGGGCAACAAAAAAATTAAAAAGTTATATGCTACTGATAAAGGTGAAAAGGTCTATCCCTTTTTGAAAAAAGAAGGAGAGTATACCGACAAGATTGCATTATCTGGATTTTCTTTGGAGGAAACGGAAACGATGTTGCTCCTTCTCCAAAGGGTCAGAAAAAATATTGAGGTAGATTGGGAATTTGTGAAAAAGGGAAATAAAAGGGGATATTGA
- a CDS encoding AtuA-related protein codes for MKRKLYELAHSRAGDKGNILMLSLIPYHEKDYSLLCKEVTIERVKQHFKDIVDGEIFRYELPNIAALQFVCHQALLGGVTISLGMDTHGKSLSYALLEMEIELQEAL; via the coding sequence ATGAAGAGAAAACTATATGAGCTTGCCCACAGTCGCGCCGGTGATAAAGGGAATATTTTGATGCTTTCGCTTATTCCATATCATGAAAAAGACTATTCCCTTTTATGCAAAGAAGTAACAATAGAGAGAGTAAAACAACATTTTAAGGACATTGTTGATGGTGAAATTTTTCGATACGAGCTTCCAAATATCGCTGCACTTCAGTTCGTTTGCCATCAAGCTTTGCTTGGCGGAGTTACAATATCACTCGGTATGGATACGCATGGGAAAAGTTTGAGTTACGCCTTATTGGAGATGGAAATAGAGTTACAAGAAGCGTTATAG
- a CDS encoding ABC transporter ATP-binding protein — translation MMKILKNLSVYKWIISAVIGLVFIQSMSDLFLPTLMADIIDKGVVQGDTPYIWKIGGLMLLVSALGACASIIASYYSSKAAMGMGRDLRLKVFNHVEKFSLQEFDEVGTASLITRTTNDITQVQQVVIMMLRMVISAPIMLIGGVIMAVSMDAKLSLVIVVTMPLLIGSILLILYKGVPLFQTVQKRLDRLNLVLRENLTGIRVIRAFNRETQEKERLKKANKELTDVSIKVNKIMAFMMPVMMLVMNLTVVGIIWFGGVRIDNGGMQIGDLMAFIQYVMQIMFALVMASMMFVMIPRAAVSAKRINEVLDMKPSFLDEGTEKADREHGTIEFDHVTFSYPGAEEPALSDISFSASPGEITAIIGGTGSGKTTLVNLIPRFYDISSGTIRVNGVDIRKSSQEEVRSKIGFVPQKAVLFSGTIAENIRFGKQTATQDEVEHAARIAQAEDFINNMKDGYQAEIEQGGSNLSGGQKQRLSIARALIRKPDIYIFDDSFSALDFKTDAKLRAALKEETKNSTVLLVAQRVSTVVDADRIIVLDEGHIVGMGTHQELLSTNDIYREIALSQLTEEEIA, via the coding sequence ATGATGAAAATACTGAAAAATTTATCCGTTTATAAGTGGATTATTTCAGCAGTTATCGGTCTGGTTTTTATTCAATCCATGTCGGACCTCTTTTTGCCTACACTAATGGCTGATATTATTGACAAAGGCGTCGTTCAAGGAGACACTCCATACATTTGGAAAATCGGTGGTTTGATGCTGTTGGTTTCCGCACTTGGCGCTTGTGCATCCATAATCGCAAGTTACTATTCTTCCAAAGCGGCAATGGGAATGGGACGCGATCTCCGCCTGAAAGTCTTTAATCATGTTGAAAAATTTTCGTTACAAGAATTTGATGAAGTCGGTACGGCGTCATTGATTACACGGACGACCAATGATATAACGCAAGTCCAGCAAGTGGTTATCATGATGCTTCGTATGGTTATCAGTGCACCTATCATGTTAATCGGCGGAGTGATCATGGCTGTATCCATGGATGCAAAATTATCACTTGTCATTGTTGTCACAATGCCTTTATTGATTGGGTCGATCTTGCTTATTCTATATAAAGGTGTACCGCTCTTTCAAACAGTGCAAAAGCGATTAGACCGGTTGAACCTTGTATTACGAGAAAATTTAACTGGCATTCGCGTCATTCGAGCCTTCAATCGTGAAACGCAAGAGAAAGAACGTCTAAAGAAAGCGAATAAAGAATTGACGGATGTCTCGATCAAGGTCAATAAAATCATGGCCTTCATGATGCCTGTAATGATGCTTGTAATGAACTTGACGGTTGTTGGCATCATTTGGTTTGGTGGAGTTCGTATTGATAACGGCGGTATGCAAATCGGGGATTTAATGGCATTTATCCAATATGTTATGCAAATTATGTTCGCTCTCGTTATGGCATCCATGATGTTCGTTATGATTCCACGAGCAGCCGTATCGGCAAAAAGGATAAACGAAGTCCTTGACATGAAACCCTCATTCCTTGATGAGGGGACAGAAAAGGCAGATCGTGAACACGGTACAATTGAATTTGATCATGTGACGTTCAGTTATCCAGGAGCAGAAGAACCTGCATTATCGGATATTAGTTTTTCTGCAAGTCCTGGTGAAATCACCGCAATAATCGGCGGAACAGGCTCAGGGAAAACAACGCTCGTCAATTTGATCCCTCGCTTCTATGATATTTCAAGTGGAACGATCCGCGTCAATGGTGTTGATATTCGTAAGTCATCACAAGAAGAAGTTCGTTCAAAAATTGGCTTTGTACCACAAAAGGCCGTCCTCTTTTCAGGTACGATCGCTGAAAACATTCGCTTTGGAAAACAAACAGCCACACAAGATGAAGTTGAGCATGCCGCTCGGATTGCGCAAGCGGAAGATTTTATCAACAACATGAAAGACGGCTATCAGGCAGAAATCGAACAAGGCGGTTCAAACCTATCAGGCGGGCAAAAACAGCGGCTTTCGATTGCGCGGGCACTCATTCGGAAACCCGATATTTATATATTCGATGATAGCTTTTCTGCACTTGATTTCAAGACGGATGCCAAACTTCGCGCAGCCTTGAAAGAAGAAACGAAAAATTCGACGGTACTACTCGTTGCCCAGCGTGTCAGTACGGTGGTTGACGCTGATCGAATCATTGTGTTAGACGAAGGACACATTGTAGGTATGGGAACACACCAAGAGTTGCTAAGTACAAACGACATATACCGTGAAATCGCCTTATCACAGCTCACGGAGGAGGAAATTGCATGA
- a CDS encoding GNAT family N-acetyltransferase has translation MESKRITTENDLKIAFHIRKEVFVEEQGFLLETEFDEYDELHASSEHILVYYNEKPVGTGRLRVVDGLGKLERICILEPYRKFGLGKIIIKTLEEIAKEKELSKVKLHGQTQAEGFYKKLGYQTSSDVFMEDGGPHLLMIKELMNE, from the coding sequence TTGGAATCAAAAAGAATTACTACAGAAAATGATTTAAAAATAGCCTTTCATATCAGAAAAGAAGTATTTGTTGAGGAGCAAGGTTTCCTATTAGAAACTGAATTTGATGAATATGATGAACTTCATGCTTCTTCTGAACACATATTAGTCTATTATAATGAAAAACCAGTCGGAACTGGAAGGTTAAGAGTTGTTGATGGTTTAGGTAAATTGGAGAGAATTTGCATCTTGGAGCCTTACCGTAAATTTGGCCTTGGAAAAATAATAATTAAAACGTTAGAAGAGATTGCAAAGGAAAAGGAACTATCCAAGGTTAAATTACATGGACAAACACAAGCAGAGGGTTTTTATAAAAAACTCGGCTATCAGACTTCATCCGATGTCTTTATGGAAGATGGCGGTCCACATCTTTTAATGATAAAAGAATTAATGAATGAATAA
- a CDS encoding erythromycin esterase family protein, with protein MHHNLVQSIIEQSVMLKSEADWDKLVQQVKNSKFVLLGEASHGTSEFYTARVEITKKLIQEKGFTFVAVEGDWPACQAINRYVKGYDKVFNSARDVLKIFDRWPTWMWANEEMIDLIEWMKEYNESGQNQTKVGFYGIDIYSLWESMDEVIHYLKQIDSPDLEAARRAFTCFEPFNRNNEEYAVSAGIFSEDCIEEVAKLLTTIQRKKEKYPNHEELNLNLQVNALVAYNAENYYRTMVVHDDKSWNIRDMHMVDALNEIMDFYGSKGKAIVWEHNTHVGDASATDMRDSGMINVGQVIREQNPAEDVFIIGFGTYKGTVIAADEWGVDLEIKTVPPAMNGSWEEAMHLSGAYDKLLIFTDENRQLFQDRIGHRAIGVVYKPEYEQYGNYVPSVMSERYDAFIYMDETQALHPLVHKTAPVV; from the coding sequence GTGCATCATAATCTGGTTCAGTCAATAATCGAACAATCGGTCATGCTTAAAAGTGAAGCAGATTGGGATAAGCTCGTTCAACAAGTTAAAAATTCAAAATTTGTATTGCTAGGTGAGGCATCGCATGGAACATCCGAGTTTTATACGGCCAGAGTCGAAATAACAAAAAAACTGATTCAAGAAAAAGGGTTCACCTTTGTAGCCGTTGAAGGCGATTGGCCCGCATGCCAGGCAATCAATAGGTATGTTAAAGGCTATGACAAAGTATTTAATTCGGCGAGGGATGTGCTAAAGATTTTTGACCGCTGGCCGACCTGGATGTGGGCAAACGAGGAAATGATCGACCTGATTGAATGGATGAAGGAATACAATGAGTCTGGACAAAATCAAACGAAAGTTGGATTTTATGGAATAGATATTTACAGTCTTTGGGAATCCATGGATGAAGTTATCCATTACTTAAAACAAATTGATTCACCTGACCTCGAGGCTGCAAGACGGGCGTTCACCTGTTTTGAGCCATTCAATCGGAATAATGAAGAGTACGCAGTTTCTGCAGGCATTTTTTCTGAAGACTGTATAGAGGAAGTAGCCAAATTACTGACGACTATTCAACGGAAAAAAGAAAAATACCCCAATCATGAAGAATTGAATTTGAACCTTCAAGTGAATGCATTAGTAGCGTATAATGCAGAAAATTATTACAGGACAATGGTGGTTCACGATGATAAATCATGGAATATCCGAGATATGCATATGGTGGATGCACTAAATGAAATAATGGATTTTTACGGTTCAAAAGGCAAGGCGATTGTATGGGAACATAATACCCATGTTGGCGATGCCAGCGCTACTGATATGAGAGATTCCGGGATGATTAACGTAGGCCAGGTCATTCGTGAACAAAACCCAGCTGAAGATGTATTTATCATAGGTTTCGGAACCTATAAGGGAACTGTCATTGCAGCAGATGAGTGGGGTGTTGATCTTGAAATAAAAACAGTACCTCCTGCAATGAATGGAAGTTGGGAGGAGGCAATGCACCTTTCGGGGGCTTATGATAAGTTGCTCATTTTCACCGATGAAAATCGGCAGTTATTCCAAGATAGGATTGGACATCGGGCGATTGGAGTTGTATACAAACCGGAATATGAACAATATGGAAACTATGTACCTTCTGTAATGTCAGAAAGATATGATGCTTTTATTTATATGGATGAAACTCAGGCACTTCACCCGCTTGTTCATAAAACAGCACCCGTTGTGTAA
- a CDS encoding acyclic terpene utilization AtuA family protein, with protein sequence MLIRIGSGAGFSGDRLEPALLLAEKGNLDYLVLECLAERTIALAHKRKKENSSLGYDPLLEKRMELLLPTLIQNGVRLITNMGAANPVSGAEKVIEIAQRLGLSIKVAAVTGDDVSSFLDTEAQTMETNKPLHSYGPILSANAYLGVEAILPALEKEADIILTGRVADPSLFLAPMVHHFGWSVDETDLIAKGTIIGHLLECGGQIAGGYYADPGKKDVPHLEDLGFPYAEVRADGSALIAKISNTGGVINLMTAKEQLLYEVTNPNEYITPDVIADFMSVKLREAGPNRIEVTGGKGKKRPETLKVSVGYHAGFIGEGEISYAGSNAWGRAQLAGDIMRTRLEKSFDELRIDYIGVSSTHRNTFGQWNEPYEVRLRVAAKAQSLSEAAKIGEEVESLYTNGPAGGGGARKYTHEVLGIVSSLLPREEIEVSVVIKESVLHEEKTI encoded by the coding sequence ATGTTGATTAGAATCGGTTCAGGTGCAGGATTTTCAGGTGATCGGTTGGAACCCGCACTACTCCTTGCAGAAAAAGGGAATTTGGATTATCTAGTGTTGGAATGTTTGGCTGAACGGACAATCGCGCTGGCGCATAAGCGAAAAAAAGAGAATTCTTCATTGGGCTATGATCCGCTGCTTGAAAAGCGGATGGAGCTTTTACTTCCAACACTCATTCAAAATGGTGTGCGCTTAATTACAAATATGGGAGCAGCCAACCCGGTCAGTGGTGCTGAAAAAGTAATTGAAATTGCCCAACGACTAGGTCTTTCTATCAAAGTGGCGGCTGTGACAGGGGATGATGTATCGTCATTCCTGGATACAGAGGCACAGACTATGGAAACAAATAAGCCTCTACATTCATATGGCCCAATTTTATCGGCAAATGCCTATCTTGGTGTGGAAGCTATTTTACCTGCGTTAGAAAAAGAAGCAGACATTATTCTGACCGGGAGAGTGGCGGATCCATCCTTATTTTTAGCGCCAATGGTTCACCACTTCGGCTGGTCGGTTGACGAGACAGATTTGATTGCAAAGGGAACCATTATTGGCCACCTTTTGGAATGCGGTGGTCAAATTGCTGGTGGTTATTACGCAGATCCTGGGAAAAAGGATGTTCCACACTTGGAGGACTTAGGATTTCCGTATGCGGAGGTACGAGCAGACGGTTCTGCCTTGATTGCAAAAATTTCAAATACAGGTGGAGTTATCAATCTAATGACGGCGAAAGAACAGCTTTTATATGAAGTCACAAATCCGAACGAATACATTACACCTGATGTAATTGCAGACTTTATGTCAGTAAAGCTTCGAGAGGCAGGACCGAATCGAATTGAAGTAACAGGAGGGAAAGGAAAGAAACGGCCGGAAACGTTAAAAGTAAGCGTCGGTTACCATGCAGGGTTTATAGGAGAAGGAGAAATTTCATATGCAGGTTCAAATGCATGGGGACGGGCACAACTAGCTGGAGACATTATGAGAACGAGACTTGAGAAGAGTTTTGATGAGTTGCGGATTGATTATATCGGTGTTTCATCCACACACCGGAATACGTTTGGGCAATGGAATGAACCATACGAAGTCCGACTAAGGGTCGCAGCTAAAGCACAAAGTCTAAGCGAAGCCGCTAAAATTGGTGAAGAGGTTGAATCTCTTTACACAAACGGGCCAGCCGGTGGAGGAGGAGCAAGAAAGTATACACACGAAGTTTTAGGAATTGTTTCTTCTCTACTTCCTCGTGAAGAAATTGAAGTGAGTGTTGTAATAAAGGAGAGTGTACTGCATGAAGAGAAAACTATATGA
- a CDS encoding YfhD family protein, whose amino-acid sequence MGRSNNHKPSSSKKALPQTPENLKIEPDRVDEEFSRELGESGKIRATRPK is encoded by the coding sequence ATGGGAAGATCAAACAATCATAAACCATCTAGCAGCAAAAAGGCGTTACCTCAAACTCCCGAAAACTTAAAAATAGAACCGGATCGTGTTGATGAAGAGTTTTCTCGTGAGCTAGGTGAAAGTGGGAAAATTAGAGCTACAAGACCTAAATGA
- a CDS encoding CitMHS family transporter → MLAILGFLTIGVFLYLIMTKRLSVLIALVLVPIVFSLIGGFGLGIGEMMLAGIVKVAPTGIMVAFAVLYFGLMMDTGLFDPIVSKMLLIVKGDPLKVVVGTAVITMLVSLDGDGASTFMITVSAFLPLYKRLKMNPLILAGVVALGAGVMNLAPWGGPTARAMATLNVTSAQLFNPILPAMVAGVLWVLFSSYLLGKRERERLGIIDMGEKDNIAFQELAATTLEFKRPQLFWFNLILTLILLIALIKVWLPLPTLFIIAFTIALLVNYPNQKQQMERITSHANNVVMVSTMIFAAGIFTGILTGTKMIDAMAFSMVSVIPEAMAGYLPILTAITSMPLSLVFTPDAYYFGVLPIISQTASTFGIDPIEVGRAAILGQMTTGFPLSPLTASTFILIGMTGVDLGDHQRFIFKWAFGTTIIMTIVALLTGAITII, encoded by the coding sequence ATGTTAGCTATTTTAGGTTTCTTGACAATAGGGGTTTTCCTTTACCTCATTATGACAAAACGTTTATCAGTCTTGATTGCTCTGGTGTTGGTGCCGATCGTTTTTTCTTTAATTGGCGGATTTGGCTTGGGGATAGGAGAAATGATGTTAGCTGGTATCGTAAAGGTTGCTCCTACGGGAATTATGGTGGCTTTTGCTGTTTTATATTTTGGACTGATGATGGATACGGGTTTGTTTGATCCAATCGTATCTAAGATGCTTCTTATCGTGAAAGGAGATCCCTTAAAAGTGGTGGTGGGCACGGCTGTTATCACAATGCTTGTATCCTTGGATGGGGATGGTGCTTCTACTTTTATGATAACTGTTTCCGCTTTCCTTCCTCTTTATAAGAGATTGAAGATGAATCCTCTCATTTTAGCAGGTGTAGTTGCTTTGGGCGCCGGTGTCATGAATCTTGCACCATGGGGCGGTCCAACAGCAAGGGCGATGGCAACTTTAAATGTCACTTCTGCTCAACTGTTTAATCCTATTCTACCTGCTATGGTTGCAGGTGTCCTATGGGTGTTGTTTTCATCCTATTTGCTTGGAAAAAGAGAAAGGGAAAGATTAGGGATTATAGATATGGGGGAAAAGGACAACATAGCTTTTCAAGAATTAGCGGCAACGACGTTAGAATTTAAGCGACCCCAACTTTTTTGGTTCAATCTTATTTTGACACTGATTCTTCTCATCGCTTTAATCAAAGTATGGCTTCCACTACCTACTTTATTTATTATTGCTTTTACAATTGCTTTATTGGTGAATTACCCAAACCAAAAACAACAGATGGAGCGGATCACAAGTCATGCAAACAACGTTGTTATGGTTTCGACCATGATTTTTGCGGCGGGGATTTTTACCGGTATTTTGACCGGAACAAAAATGATTGATGCTATGGCGTTTTCAATGGTGTCGGTTATTCCTGAAGCGATGGCGGGCTACTTGCCTATTTTGACAGCTATAACAAGCATGCCTCTAAGTTTAGTTTTTACACCGGATGCTTACTATTTTGGAGTTTTACCTATCATTAGTCAAACCGCTTCTACTTTTGGAATTGATCCCATCGAAGTGGGCCGGGCAGCTATACTGGGGCAAATGACAACCGGCTTCCCATTAAGTCCATTAACAGCCTCTACGTTTATTCTTATAGGAATGACAGGCGTTGATTTAGGGGATCATCAGCGTTTTATTTTTAAATGGGCATTTGGAACAACAATTATCATGACTATCGTAGCCCTGCTAACAGGAGCTATTACTATTATTTGA
- a CDS encoding ABC transporter ATP-binding protein, whose translation MSNQKKPQSGGHIGHGPGGGNMMMMGQKAKDFKGTLRRLLTYLKPRRNKLIAVFFAAIMSTIFMIVGPKIMGTAITELFEGAYGKFQGIPGAAINFDKIGHILLLLAGLYALSSLFNYVQQYIMSSVAQETVYDLREDVNEKLEKLPLKYFEGRPNGETLSRMTNDIDTIGSTLQQSLTQFITSIVTILGIIIMMLSISPLLTLISIVSLPLSIFAIRPILKKSQKYFADQQRKLGQLNGHIEEMYTGHQVVKAFGHEKKASAQFTAVNEELYKAASRAQFISGIIMPLMFFIGNLSYVLISVVGGILVTQRSISIGDIQAFITYSKQFTQPITQTANIANIIQSTVAAAERVFELLDEEEEMKEQTTAHIKRANGAVSFEHVDFGYGEEMLIEDMNIDVLSGQTVAIVGPTGAGKTTMINLLMRFYELNGGKINIDGLDTRSMSRSDLRKSFGMVLQDTWLFNGTIKENIAYGKNGATDEEIFAAARTAHADHFIRTLPDGYETVLNEEASNISQGQKQLLTIARAVLADPPIMILDEATSSVDTRTEVFIQKAMNRLMEGRTSFVIAHRLSTIKDADLILVMDQGKVIEKGTHSDLLRVNGFYADLYNSQFTENVAG comes from the coding sequence ATGAGTAATCAAAAAAAACCTCAAAGCGGCGGTCATATTGGGCATGGTCCTGGTGGCGGTAACATGATGATGATGGGTCAAAAAGCAAAAGATTTTAAAGGAACACTTAGACGTCTTTTGACCTATTTAAAACCTCGGCGCAACAAATTGATTGCCGTGTTCTTTGCTGCAATCATGAGTACGATTTTTATGATTGTCGGACCAAAAATCATGGGAACGGCAATTACGGAATTATTCGAAGGAGCATACGGGAAATTCCAAGGAATACCAGGAGCAGCCATTAACTTTGATAAAATTGGCCATATCCTTTTACTCCTTGCTGGACTGTATGCCTTAAGCAGCCTTTTCAACTATGTACAACAATACATTATGTCAAGTGTTGCACAAGAAACGGTATATGATCTTCGAGAAGATGTTAACGAAAAACTCGAGAAACTTCCACTCAAATATTTTGAAGGACGTCCAAACGGAGAAACACTTAGCCGAATGACAAATGATATTGATACAATCGGGAGCACCCTTCAGCAAAGCTTGACGCAGTTCATCACATCAATCGTAACGATTTTGGGGATTATCATCATGATGCTTTCAATTAGCCCGTTATTGACATTAATCTCGATAGTCAGCTTACCTTTATCAATATTTGCAATCCGGCCTATTTTGAAAAAATCCCAAAAGTACTTTGCCGATCAACAACGTAAACTCGGACAATTAAATGGGCACATTGAAGAAATGTATACCGGCCATCAAGTCGTTAAAGCATTCGGACATGAAAAAAAGGCGAGTGCCCAGTTTACTGCGGTTAATGAAGAATTGTATAAAGCGGCAAGCAGAGCACAGTTTATATCTGGTATCATCATGCCCCTGATGTTCTTTATCGGAAATTTGAGCTATGTCCTCATCAGTGTTGTCGGAGGAATATTGGTAACGCAACGTTCGATTTCAATTGGTGATATTCAAGCATTCATCACTTATTCAAAGCAGTTCACCCAGCCAATCACACAAACGGCTAACATCGCAAACATTATTCAGTCAACGGTTGCAGCAGCTGAGCGTGTTTTTGAACTACTTGATGAAGAAGAGGAAATGAAAGAACAAACCACAGCTCACATAAAAAGGGCAAATGGTGCAGTCTCTTTCGAACATGTGGACTTTGGATATGGGGAAGAAATGTTAATTGAAGATATGAACATCGATGTCTTGTCTGGACAGACGGTCGCAATTGTTGGACCGACTGGTGCTGGAAAGACAACCATGATAAATCTCTTGATGAGATTTTACGAACTCAATGGTGGAAAGATAAATATTGATGGTCTTGATACACGGAGTATGTCCCGTAGTGATCTTCGAAAGAGCTTTGGGATGGTTCTTCAAGATACTTGGCTCTTTAATGGCACGATTAAAGAAAATATCGCTTATGGCAAAAATGGAGCAACTGATGAAGAAATTTTCGCAGCTGCTCGTACGGCTCATGCCGACCATTTCATTCGGACACTGCCAGATGGTTATGAAACAGTCTTAAACGAAGAAGCTTCGAACATCTCACAAGGCCAAAAGCAGCTTTTGACAATCGCCCGAGCTGTTCTAGCAGATCCACCAATCATGATCTTGGATGAAGCGACGTCTAGTGTGGACACTCGGACCGAAGTCTTTATCCAAAAAGCCATGAACCGACTGATGGAAGGAAGAACGAGCTTTGTCATTGCCCATCGTCTCTCAACGATTAAGGATGCAGATTTGATTCTTGTTATGGATCAAGGAAAAGTGATAGAGAAGGGAACGCATTCTGACCTTTTAAGGGTGAATGGTTTCTACGCAGATCTTTACAATAGTCAGTTTACTGAAAATGTAGCTGGATAA
- a CDS encoding MarR family winged helix-turn-helix transcriptional regulator: MENEKQMRSVQLLRSFWNVQKNIMRFVQKTAAESGLTVPQYSILMTITLYKETTQKNVGEKTFLPKSTLSQAVDGLVRSGMLHREHVEGNRREIQLSITDQGKNLLKTIHFHEGSIHQVFQTAIEMLSEEQFEELLATHLQISNFLEAQATEQGECSK; the protein is encoded by the coding sequence GTGGAGAATGAAAAACAAATGCGTTCCGTACAACTATTGCGTTCATTTTGGAACGTGCAGAAAAATATTATGCGGTTCGTTCAAAAGACAGCCGCAGAAAGTGGATTAACAGTTCCTCAATACTCCATATTGATGACCATTACCCTTTACAAAGAGACCACTCAAAAAAATGTCGGAGAGAAAACATTTCTTCCAAAAAGCACCTTGAGCCAAGCGGTCGATGGTCTCGTTCGGTCAGGCATGCTCCATCGTGAGCATGTGGAGGGCAACCGGCGTGAGATTCAGTTGTCAATCACCGATCAGGGGAAAAATTTATTAAAAACGATTCATTTTCACGAAGGAAGCATTCACCAAGTCTTTCAAACGGCCATTGAAATGCTTTCCGAAGAACAGTTTGAAGAGTTGCTAGCAACGCATCTTCAAATTTCAAACTTTTTAGAAGCACAAGCTACCGAACAGGGAGAGTGTTCAAAATGA